GGCACTGTTGTTTGCCCTGGCCATGACGGTTGGCCCTGCCTGGGCCGAAGACTGGCCCACGGCACAATGGCCGGTCGATGAGGCCCACTTCGACTGGCAGGCTGTCGACACCTATGCCTTCGCACCTCGCGATGCCGCGCGTGGCGGCATTCGTACCGACGCGCTGTTGATCATCCGCGATGGCCGCATCCTCCATGAGCGTTACGCGGCGCCAACCAGCGCCGACACCCCGCACCTGACCTGGTCGGTGAGCAAGAGCGTGCTGGCCACACTGATGGGCGTGGCCTATGGTGAAGAGCGCTTCCACCTTGATGACTCCGCGGCCCGCTACTATCCGGCCTTGCAGTCACACCCCGGGTTGCGCATCGCCGACCTGCTGCACTGGGCCAGCGGCCTGGCCTGGCAGGAGGACTACGAATATGCGCCGCTGAAGTCGTCGGTCGTGGCCATGCTCTACACCCGAGGCCGAGGCGACATGGCAGGCTACACCGCAGCGATGCCTGCCGACAGCCCGCCAGGCAAACGCTTCCTCTATTCCAGCGGTGACACCAACCTGCTGGCCGCGACCCTGCGCGGCATGGTCGAACCGGGTCGCTATGCCGACTACCCCTGGCATGCCCTGTTCACGCCGTTGGGTATCACCAGCGCCGTGTGGGAGCGCGATGCTACCGGCACCTACGTCGGCTCTTCCTACCTTTACCTGAGCGCCCGTGACCTGGCGCGTATCGGCCTGTTGATGCAGCGTGACGGACGCTGGGGCGAGCGCCGTTTGTTGCCGGCGGACTGGGTGGCGTTCAACCGAACCGTCTTCACACAGGCCGAGCCTATCCCCGGCGAAGCCAATCCTGGCGGGCACTGGTGGTTGAACCAGCCGTTGCCTGGCAACCCTGCGCCTTGGCCGGATGTGCCGGCCGACACCTTCGCCGCCCTGGGCCACTGGGGCCAGGCATTGTATGTACTGCCGACGCAGAAGCTGGTGATCGTGCGCTACGCCGATGATCGCGACGCCAGCTTCAGCCACAACGAACTGCTCAAGCGGGTGCTGGCGGCCTTGGCCGGGGAGGGCGCATGAAGAAGGCCTTGCTGGTGCTGCTGCTCGCGCTGTTGGGCTGGGCCTGGTACGAGCGTCAGGCGCTGATGGACTTCCCCGGGATCCTCTCGGCCTATTCGGCGAAGGAGTATTGTTCTTGCCGTTTCGTCATGGGCTTCGACCAGGCGTACTGCCGAGGCTACGTGAAACAGTACCTGCCACTGGGCCTGCTCGAAGAGGACGCCGCCCAGCGCCAGGTGACCGCCGAGGGCCTGGGCCGGCGCAATCAGGCGGCCTGGCAGGGCGCGCGCGAGGGTTGCCGCTTGCTGCCGTGAAACCGGGCGGGTAAGGTTGACGGCCTTGATTCACAGGATTTCACATGTTCAAAGCGCCCCGTCTGCTGCCCGCACTGCTGCTCGCCCTGTGCCTGCCCGCCCACGCCAACTGGCACCTGGATGGCGAGTCTTCGCGGCTGTCCTTCGTCACCGGCAAGAACGGCAATATCGCCGAGGTCAGCCGCTTCCTGGTGCTGCATGGCAAGGTCGACCGAAAGGGCGGCGCCGAAGTGACCATCGAGATGGACTCGATCAGCAGCGGCATTCCGCTGCGCGACGAGCGCATGCGCGATGGCCTGTTCGAGGTCGAGCGCTTCGCCGAAGGCAAGGTGCAGGCGCAGATCGACCTGCGCCCGATCAATGACCTGGCCAACGGCGCCCAGCTGGAATTACGGTTGCCGGTGAGCGTCACCCTGCACGGCCAGACCCATGACTACAACACCCTGCTGCTGGCCACCCGCCTGGATGAGCGACGCTTCCAGGTGGTCACGCTGGAGCCGCTGATCCTGCGCGCTGCCGATTTCGGCCTGCTGCCGGGCCTGGAAAACCTGCGCAAGCTGGCCGGGCTCAAGTCGATCAACCCGTCGGTGCCGGTGAGCGCGGTACTGATCTTCACCGCCCGCTGACATGCCGGGGCCGGTCTTCCCCTGGCGGGATGGCAACCAGTTCGAACTGTTGATCGATGGCCCCGAGTTCTTTCCGCGCATGCTCCTGGCGATCATGCGCGCCGAATTCCAGATCGACTTGGAGTTGTATCTGGTCGAGGGCGGGGCCTGCGCCGAGGCGGTGGTCGAGGCCCTGGAGCAGGCGGCGCGGCGCGGTGTGCGGGTACGCTGTCTGTTCGATGACTATGGTTCCCTGGCATTCCCGGCCGCACTGCGCGAGCGTCTGCTGGCCGCGGGCGTGTACCTGCGCTGGTACAACCGCCTGCGCTGGCGCCGGGGGCTGCGCAACCTCTACCGGGATCATCGCAAGCTGCTGTTGGTGGACGAACGCTGGGCGGCGGTGGGCGGCACAGGTGTCACCGACGAGTTCTGGACACCGGGCGAGGCCATCAGCGAGTGGCACGAAGTGATGGTGCGTATGGAAGGGCCGGTGGTCACCGACTGGCAATTGCTGTTCGACCGCCAGTGGCATGCCAACCAGCGCCGTACCGCCTGGCGCCCGCCGGAAGGCTTCGGCCTGCCGCGCCTGCCCCAAGTGCCGGCTCAGGGCCAGGGCATGGGCCGGGTGGCCTATGCCGATGCGCGCCAGCACAAGGATATCCTGCACGCCCTGGTGCGCGCGCTGAACAGCGGCCAGCGGCGCATCTGGCTGGCCACCCCGTATTTCCTCCCCACCTTCAGTGTGCGCCGGTCCCTGCGTCGCGCCGCGCAGAAGGGTATCGATGTGCGCCTGCTGCTCACGGGGCCGCGCACCGACCACCCGGCCGTGCGTTATGCCGGCCACCGCTACTATCCCCGTTTGCTGCGTGCCGGGGTGCGGATCTTTGAGTACCAGCCATGCTTCCTGCACCTGAAAATGGCGGTGGTGGATGACTGGGTCAGCGTCGGTTCGTGCAACTTCGATCACTGGAACCTGCGCTTCAACCTGGAAGCCAACGTCGAAGCGCTCGACCCCTCACTGACCCGCGCCGTGACGGCGAGCTTCGAACGGGACTTTGCCCTCAGCCAGGAAGTCGACCTGGCGCGCTGGCATGCCCGGCCCTTGTGGCGCCGCTTCCAGCAACGCCTGTGGGGCTGGCTCGATCGGGTGGTAGCCAACTGGCTGGACCGGCGCGACTAGCGACTTGCGGCGTATATCGCTTGTCGGCAAAGCGGACTATCGTGCTGGGATTGTTCCCATGCAACGGAAGGAGTGGATGCGATGACGGCGAAGAAGATTCTCATGCTGGTCGGTGATTACGTCGAGGACTATGAGGCGATGGTGCCGTTCCAGGCCCTGCGCATGGTCGGCCATACCGTACATGCGGTATGCCCGGAAAAGGTCGCGGGGCAGACCGTGCGCACCGCGATCCACGATTTTGAAGGCGAACAGACCTACAGCGAGAAGCCCGGCCACAACTTCGCCCTGAACTTCGACTTCGTGCAGGTGCGGGCCGAAAGCTACGACGCGCTGTTGATCCCAGGTGGCCGGGCGCCCGAATACCTGCGCCTGGATGAGCGGGTGCTGACGTTGGTCCGGGCATTCGACAAGGCGGACAAGCCGATCGCGGCGGTCTGCCACGGCGCGCAACTGCTGGCCGCGGCCGGCGTGCTGGAAGGGCGTGAGTGCAGCGCTTACCCAGCCTGCGCTCCGGAAGTGCGCCTGGCGGGCGGGCGCTTCATCGATATTGCCGTGGACCAGGCCCACGTGGACGGCAACCTGGTCACCGCGCCGGCCTGGCCTGCGCACCCCGCGTGGTTGGCGGCATTCCTGAAGGTACTGGGGAGGATTCCGCGCTGATCGCGAAGAGGAGGTACTGACCTCCTCGCTCCAGGGCGGGATGACAGCGGTGATAGAGAAATACCTGTCGCGCAGGGGAAAGGGCGTGGCCCGTAGCGGATGTTAGGGTCATGACTCAGGCCCGGCTTGACCGCGCGTAACCTTCACATCGATCGAAAAGACCGCCCCGCATGGAAATCCGCCTGCTTCACGGCGCCGCCATCGCGCCTTACCTCGATGACCTCGCTCGCCTGCGCCTGACGGTGTTTCGCGAGTTTCCCTACCTCTACGACGGTGCCGCGCAGGATGAGGCCGATGCCTTGTCCACCTATGCCGAGTCCGGGCGCAGCCTGGTGGTGTTGGCCCTCGACGGTGGCCATGTGGTGGGCGCGTCCTGCGGACAGCCACTGGTCGATGCCGCTGTCGAGCTCCAGCAACCCTTCCTGGCCCAAGGGCAGGACCCGAATTCGGTCTACTTCTTCGGCGAGTCGGCATTGCTGCCGGCCTACCGGGGGCGAGGCCTGGGGGTGCGGTTCTTCATCGAGCGCGAGTCCTACGCCCACAAGCTTGCCGAGTTCGACTATTGCGCGTTCTGCGCGGTGGAGCGCCCGGCCGGGCATCCGCTTCGGCCATTGGACTACCGGCCTTTGCATGGTTTCTGGCGAAACAGGGGGTTTCTGCATCAGCCGTCGTTGCGCACTGCCCAGCGTTGGCGGGACCTGGACGATCAGGAGCAGTCCACCAAGATCCTGTCCTTCTGGCTCAAGGCCCTTCCGGTGTGAGGCGCAACCTGGGCGGCGGCTGATGTACGCACAACGGGCGAAAAAAAACCGCCCCATGACGGAGCGGCTTTTTGGGCGGGAAGGCGCGGTTACTTCACTTCCACCGCCAGGCTTTCGGCGATCTTGCTCTGCCACAGCGCAGGGCCGGTGATGTGCACCGACTCACCCTTGCTGTCCACCGCGACGGTGACCGGCATGTCCTTCACTTCGAACTCGTAGATCGCTTCCATGCCCAGCTCGGCGAAGGCCAGGACCTTCGACTTGCGGATGGCCTGGGCCACCAGGTAGGCGGCGCCGCCGACGGCCATCAGGTACACGGCCTTGTTGTCCTTGATCGCCTCGATGGCGGTCGGGCCACGCTCGGACTTGCCGATCATGCCCAGCAGGCCGGTCTGCTCGAGGATCTGGCGGGTGAACTTGTCCATGCGGGTGGCGGTGGTCGGGCCGGCAGGGCCTACCACTTCGTCACCGACCGGGTCGACCGGGCCGACGTAGTAGATGAAGCGGCCTTTGAGGTCGACCGGCAGTTCTTCACCACGGTTGAGCATCTCGACCATGCGCTTGTGCGCGGCGTCGCGGCCGGTGAGCATCTTGCCGTTGAGCAGGATGGTCTCGCCCGGTTTCCAGCTGGCGACTTCTTCCGGGGTGATGTCGTCCAGGTTGACGCGGCGGGCGCTCGGGCCGGCTTCCCAGACGATTTCCGGGTAGGCGTCCAGCGACGGTGCTTCCAGTTCGGCCGGGCCGGAGCCATCGAGCACGAAGTGGGCGTGACGGGTGGCGGCGCAGTTGGGGATCATGCACACCGGCAGCGAGG
This genomic stretch from Pseudomonas entomophila L48 harbors:
- a CDS encoding GNAT family acetyltransferase translates to MEIRLLHGAAIAPYLDDLARLRLTVFREFPYLYDGAAQDEADALSTYAESGRSLVVLALDGGHVVGASCGQPLVDAAVELQQPFLAQGQDPNSVYFFGESALLPAYRGRGLGVRFFIERESYAHKLAEFDYCAFCAVERPAGHPLRPLDYRPLHGFWRNRGFLHQPSLRTAQRWRDLDDQEQSTKILSFWLKALPV
- a CDS encoding YceI family protein, whose product is MFKAPRLLPALLLALCLPAHANWHLDGESSRLSFVTGKNGNIAEVSRFLVLHGKVDRKGGAEVTIEMDSISSGIPLRDERMRDGLFEVERFAEGKVQAQIDLRPINDLANGAQLELRLPVSVTLHGQTHDYNTLLLATRLDERRFQVVTLEPLILRAADFGLLPGLENLRKLAGLKSINPSVPVSAVLIFTAR
- a CDS encoding DJ-1/PfpI family protein, with product MTAKKILMLVGDYVEDYEAMVPFQALRMVGHTVHAVCPEKVAGQTVRTAIHDFEGEQTYSEKPGHNFALNFDFVQVRAESYDALLIPGGRAPEYLRLDERVLTLVRAFDKADKPIAAVCHGAQLLAAAGVLEGRECSAYPACAPEVRLAGGRFIDIAVDQAHVDGNLVTAPAWPAHPAWLAAFLKVLGRIPR
- a CDS encoding serine hydrolase domain-containing protein, yielding MKALLFALAMTVGPAWAEDWPTAQWPVDEAHFDWQAVDTYAFAPRDAARGGIRTDALLIIRDGRILHERYAAPTSADTPHLTWSVSKSVLATLMGVAYGEERFHLDDSAARYYPALQSHPGLRIADLLHWASGLAWQEDYEYAPLKSSVVAMLYTRGRGDMAGYTAAMPADSPPGKRFLYSSGDTNLLAATLRGMVEPGRYADYPWHALFTPLGITSAVWERDATGTYVGSSYLYLSARDLARIGLLMQRDGRWGERRLLPADWVAFNRTVFTQAEPIPGEANPGGHWWLNQPLPGNPAPWPDVPADTFAALGHWGQALYVLPTQKLVIVRYADDRDASFSHNELLKRVLAALAGEGA
- a CDS encoding phospholipase D-like domain-containing protein, producing the protein MPGPVFPWRDGNQFELLIDGPEFFPRMLLAIMRAEFQIDLELYLVEGGACAEAVVEALEQAARRGVRVRCLFDDYGSLAFPAALRERLLAAGVYLRWYNRLRWRRGLRNLYRDHRKLLLVDERWAAVGGTGVTDEFWTPGEAISEWHEVMVRMEGPVVTDWQLLFDRQWHANQRRTAWRPPEGFGLPRLPQVPAQGQGMGRVAYADARQHKDILHALVRALNSGQRRIWLATPYFLPTFSVRRSLRRAAQKGIDVRLLLTGPRTDHPAVRYAGHRYYPRLLRAGVRIFEYQPCFLHLKMAVVDDWVSVGSCNFDHWNLRFNLEANVEALDPSLTRAVTASFERDFALSQEVDLARWHARPLWRRFQQRLWGWLDRVVANWLDRRD